The genomic region TGCTCCAGCCGGGCGCGGTGCGCCGGGGTGAGGCCTTCGGGCATGTGCAGGGTGAGCACCAGTTCGCCAATGCGGCGCGGCGGCGGCGTCATCCGCTTCTCCACCGTCGCCCGGGCCTCGCCAAAGGGCAGGCCCTCGCGCGAGGCCACCAGGGCCATGGTGGTGAGCGCGCACGAGGCGAGCGCCGCCCCCACCAGGTCCGTGGGCGAGAAGGAGCCGCCCGTGCCGCCGTTGTCCTTGGGCGCCTCGGTGGCGATGCGCGAGCCGGACGGCCCGTGCTCGAGTTCGGTCTTGAAGGAAGCGGCGCTGGTGGCGGTCATCACCACGCCGGTGGGCTGCGAGGGCTGGCTCATGGGGGCTCCGGGGAAAAGCGGGGTTGAGGGCTAGCGGACGTAGGCGCCGTGCTTGCCGGCGTCCTCGGGCGTCGAAGGCTCCGCCTCCTCGACGCTCCAGTCCAACGTCTTCATGAGCTGCTTGCTGCGCTTCTTCACGTCCGCGTCCAGGAAGGCGATGGCGTCGTCCATCTTGTCCATCAGCCGCATGGGCTTGCGCTTGTTCTTGGGCTCGGACAGCAGCGCGTGCGTGAGCCAGGGGAACACGGCCGTCACGTCGCAGTGCACGTACATGGAGCCCGTCTCCACGGCCTCCACGGAGACCTTGCCCCAGGTGTGGCCCTCGCCGGCCGGGCAGCTCGACAGCGCCCCGTTGTCCACCGGGTCCACGCAGAACTGCACGTCGATGTCGAAGCCCGAGGTGGGCACGTTGAGGATCTGGTCCAGCAGCGGCTCGCCCTGGAGCGTGTAGTTCTTGGGCACGCCGCCGCCGAGGATCCAGATGGCCAGCTTCTTCGAGCCCTGGTGGCGGCAGAAGTGCTGCATGGCCGCCATGGAGTACACGTCGTCGTTGATGTCGAGCTCGAACTTGAACTCCGCGCCGAGCAGCCGCTTGAGCTTGACGACGTTCAGGAAGATGGAGCCGTCCTGCACCGCGCCCACCCAGATGGGCACCGCGTGCTTGTAGCAGGTGGACAGGAGCGAGGGCTGCTTCACCCCGAGCTGCTTCTCGATGCCGTACACCGCCTTGCCCAAGAGGTAGTGGAACTCCGGCGTCGTCATCTTCTTCTGGAACTCGGGGCCCCGGATGATGGCCGAGAAGAGCCGGTCCGTGTCCAGGAGCGCCTCCTCCCAGAAGCCCAAGTCATAGATGCGGATGATGCGCGCCAGCCGGTACTGCAGGTCGCCGGCGTTCGGATTCACCTCGCGGATGGCGTGGCCGATGATGCGGTGGGCGTCGTGGTAGAGGTTGGCGCCCGTAGTCGTCAACGCGGAGATGATGCCCTTCTCCACCAGGGGAATGAGGCAGCTCTGGTGCAGGCCCGCGGGCGTCATGGCGCCCGAGAGCGTCAGGAAGATGGAGGCATCCTGCTCCACGGACTTCGTCATCAGCTCGAACGCGGTGCGCTCCTGGCGCCCCACGTAGGCGCTGAAGGCGTGGGCGAGCAGCTCGGCCGGCTTCTCCTTGCCGGTGATGGGGCGCGGGTCCGCCTTGCGCGCGCCCGCATAGGCGTTGCGCAAGCTCTTCTTCGGGTTCGAGGTCTTGGCCATGGTGCGCCGATCTACCATCCGCCGCGCGCCAAGGGGAGCATCCGCTTTCGCCGCCGCCTCAGCGCCGCCCCCGCCCCTTGGAGGGCCCCGGGGGGGGCGCCTCCGGCCCGGGCGGGCCCAGCACCCGCTCCCGGACCTGCTCGGGCGGCAGGTGTCCGGTGTCCGAGACGACACAGGAGATGTACGCCAGCTCCGCCAGCGCCCGCCGCACCCGCTCGCGCACGGCCGGGTCCTCGGAGCCCAGCGCCTCCGAGGCCGCCGCCACATAGCTGCTCGCCAGCGACTCGAAGAGGTAGACCCGGTTCTCGATGGTGTCCTTCGCCTTGGCCATGGGCGGAAGTCTATGCCTGGGGGCGCGGGGCTGGCGGGAGGCCTGGCCCCCGGCCGTTCAGTCCTGGCCAGAGAAGGGCCCCGGAAGCGGCCTCTCCGTCCAGGGCTTCAGGTAGAAAGGCGGCGGAAGGCCTCCCCGAAGCCCTTGGAGCATGCCGTGATTGATCTCCACTCCCACACCACCGCGAGCGACGGCCAGCACTCGCCCGAGGAGCTGTTCACGATGGCGGCCGCGGCCGGGGTGACGGTGCTCGCGGTGACGGACCACGACACGGTGGCGGGGCTGGCGGCGGCCCAGGCCGCGGCGGCCGCCCGGGGGGTGGAACTCGTCCCGGGCATCGAGCTGTCGGCCTTCGTGCTGGGGCGCGAGGCCCACATCCTCGGGCACTTCCTGCGGCCGGAGGACCCGGACATCGCCCGGTTCGCGGACACGCTGCGCGCCGAGCGCGAGCAGCGGATGAAGCAGATGGTGGAGAAGATGCGGAAGCTGGGCTTCCCGGTGCGGATGGAGGACGTGTACGCGCTGGCGGAGGACGCGCACCTGGGCCGGCCCCACCTGGCGCGCGTGCTGGTGGAGAAGGGCTGGTGCGTGGACACGAAGGACGCGTTCGACCGGTTCCTCGGCAACGGGCGCCCCGCGTGGGTGGACCGCTACCGCCTGGAGGGGGCGGACGCCATCCAGCTCATCCGCTCCGCCGGGGGCACCGCCACCCTCGCCCACCCGGGCAGCTCGAAGATGAACCGCGCGGAGATCGCCCTGCTGGCGAAGGCGGGACTGGCCGGCCTGGAGGTCCTCCACGCCGACCACAACCCGAGCGTGCGCGAGAAGTACATGGCGCTCGCCCGGGAGTTCGGCCTGGTGGTGACCGCCGGCAGCGACTTCCACGGCGAGAAGGTGGCCCCCGGACGGCACCTGGGCATGGCCTCCATGCCCCCCGAGCTGTTCCAGAAGCTGCGCGCCCGGGCCTCGGCCTGACCTGTGCGTTCTGGGAAGAATCCAACATCCGGGCCCCCATCAGCACACTTCATGCCATGGAGAAACACTCCGGGGATTCCCCTTTGAGAGGGGTGTCACCAAACTTTCACGCCTGGACCACTCCGTGACGACGACACCGGGCAACCCCCCACAGACCACCGCCGAACCGAGGGCCACCGTCCTCAACGTCAATGATCATGCTGCCACGCGCTACATGGTCAGCCGCATGCTGGAAATGGCGGGGTACCAGGTGCTGGAGGCCAGCACGGGCTACGAGGCCCTGGCCATCGCCCCTCAGCGGCCGGACCTGGTGCTGCTGGACGTCGAGATGCCGGACATCGACGGCTACGAGGTCTGCCGGCGCCTGCGGGGGAGCGAGGAGACGCAGGATCTGCTCATCGCGCACCTGTCCGCCGTCTCCATCACCCGGGAGGACCGCATCCGGGGGCTGGCCTTCGGCGCGGACGCGTACTGGACGACGCCCCTGGAGGAGGAGGAGCTGCTGGCCAACATCGAGGCGCTCTTGCGGCTCCAGCGCCGGGCCCAGGACGCCATCCGCGTGCGCGACGAGTTCCTCTCCGTGGCGGCCCATGAGCTGAGGACCCCGCTCACCGCGCTGCGGCTCAATCTGGAGCGGGCGCGCCTGCTCACCACGCGCTCCGCCCCCAAGGAGAACCTCGACAAGGGGCTGTCCGCCGCGCTGCGCCAGCTCTCCCGGCTGCAGCAGCTGCTCGACACACTGCTGGACGTGTCCCGCGTCGCCAACCGGCGGCTCAAGCTGGAGGTGGGCACGGTGGACTTGGTGGATGCCGCCCGGGAAATTGCCCAGCGCTTCGAGCCCGCGGCCCGCGCGGGGGGCGTCGACCTGCAGCTCCAGCTGCCCGACACGCCCGTCGTCCTCTTCGGAGACCGCCTGCGGCTGGAGCAGGTGCTCAACAACCTCCTGGCCAACGCGCTCAAGTATGGCGACGGCAAGCCCGTGCGCTTGTGCGTGGAGGAGCGCGACGACATGGCCGCGCTGCGGGTGAGCGACAACGGCATTGGCATCGCCCCGGAAGACCAATCCCGGATTTTCGAGCGTTTCGAGCGAGCGACCAACACCGAACAATCCGGCAGTTTGGGCCTCGGACTCTACATCGCAAAGGAGATTGTCTCGGCGCATGGAGGGTCCATCACCGTGGACAGCCAACCTGGGCAGGGCGCAACGTTCCAGGTGCTCCTCCCGCTGCGCCGGACCGAGCAGTACTGAGCCAAGGAGACACGTGTGGAGGACAAGACAGGGGGCACTCCCCCCGGCGGCAAGGCCAAGCCTGAGCGGCTGCTCACCGGAGTCCCCCGGCTGGACTTCATCACCAAGGGCGGGCTTCTCAAGGGCAACGCCTACTCGATTCTCGGTCCCCCCGGCTCTGGCAAGACGGTGCTGGCCAACCAGATCGCCTTCAACCACGTCAAGGATGACGGCCGGGCGCTCTATGTGACGCTGCTGTCCGAGTCCCACGCGCGCATGCTGGCGAACCTGGAGGGGATGACCTTCTTCGACCGGAGCGCCATCCCCGGCAAGCTGCACTACATCAGCGGCTACCGGGAGCTGGAGCAAGAGGGGCTCAGGGGGCTCTTGGAGCTGGTGCGGCGGGCCGCGCAGGACCACCGGGCCACGTTGATCATCATCGACGGCATGGATGCGGCGAAGGAGTTCGCCCGCTCGGACCTGTCCTTCAAGCGCTTCCTGCAGAGCCTGCAGACGTTCGTGGGCATCCTGGGCGCCACCCTGCTGCTGCTCTCGCCCCACCAGGAGGGGGAGCATCACCCGGAGAGCACCGCCGTGGACGGTGTCTTCGAGCTGTCGCTGTGGCTGTCGGGCCCCCGGGCCGTGCGCGAGCTGGTCGCGCTGAAATTCCGTGGCAGCGGCTCGCTCCTGGGCAAGCACGAGGTGGAGATCTCCGACCGAGGGGTCGTCATCCACCCTCGGACCGAGGTCCAGTTCTCCACCCCCAATGAGGACAGCCGGGAGGACCGCATCCGGATGTCCTTCGGCATCCCCCGGCTGGATGAGTCTCTCCATGGCGGCCTGCTGTCCGGCTCCACCACCATGCTCCTGGGCAGCCCCGGCACGGGAAAGACGCTCCTGGGGCTGCACTTCCTGCTCCAGGGGGCCCGGGAAGGCCAGCCGGGCACCTACTTCGGCTTCTACGAGACGCCCCCCCGGCTCATCGAGAAGGCCGCGGGCGTGGGCATGCCGGATCTCCAGAAGTACGTGGACAACGGCATGATCGAGCTCCAGTGGCAACCGCCGCTGGAGCACAACCTCGACTCGCTCGCGGAGCGGCTCCTGGAGCGCCTGCAGGAGCGGAAGGCCAAGCGGCTGCGGCTCTTCATCGACAGCGTGGCCGGCTTCCGCTCCGCAACCGTCTACCCGCAGCGCATGGGCCGCTTCTTCTCGGCCCTCTCGCACCAGCTGCGGATGATGGATGTGACGGCCCTCTACTCGGAAGAGACGCCCCTGCTCAGCCCGGGGGTGGACACGCCGCATCCGGAGGAGTCCGCGTACGTGGAGAACATCATCCTCCTGCGCTACGTGGAGCTGCGCTCCCAGCTCTACCGGCTCCTCTCCATCATGAAGATGCGCGAGAGCCTGTACGACAGCGGCATCCGGGAGTTCTCCATCTCGGAGAAGGGCATCTCGGTCGCCGACACGTTCGCCAGCGCGGAGTCGATCCTCACCGGCCATGCGCGCGAGACGGGCACCGCTGACGCCAAGGCCATGGCCCCGCGCCAGAAGGCGTCCTCTGGCAAGAAGGCCCCGAAGCCCCCGAAGCCCCCACTGCGGGGCAAATCCCGGCGGGGACGCTCATGAAGACCATCCTCGTCGTCGATGACGAGTTCGACATCGTGGAGGCGGTGAAGGCCATCCTCGAGGAGGATGGCTACCGGGTCCATGCCTGCGGCAATGGGTCCGAGGCGCTCCGCTGCCTCAAGGAGGTGAAGCCGGACCTGGCCATCCTGGACATCATGATGCCCCGGCTCAACGGCTACGAGACCCTCAAGGCCTTGCGGCAGCAGCCGGCCTTCGCGCAGCTGCCCGTGATCCTCATGAGCGCCATCGTCCCCGAGGTGACCGCCGGCGGCTACTCGTGGAATGGCTTCCTCAAGAAGCCCTTCTCCCTGCAGTCCCTGCTGGACCAGGTCCACCGCCTGGCCCCGAAGGCCGCGGACGGCGACGGGGCCACCGGGTAGGGGGCCACCGGGTCAGTCGCGGGCGACCTTGAACCGTCCCGTCACCGCGGTGAGCCCCTCGGCCACGGCCTGGAGATCCTGGGCGATCCGGGTGGTGCGGCCCGTGGCGTCCACGCCCTGCTTCACCAGCTCCGCCACGTTGCGCGCGCCCTGCACGGCCTGCTCGCTGGACTGGCGCTGCTGGCGCGTGGCGATGGTGATTTGACGAGCCGCCTCGCTGGTGCCGCGCGCCAGCTCCACGATGCGCTCGAACACCGCCGAGGCCTGCTCGGCCACCTCCACCCCGCGGTCCGAGGTCGCCATGCCCACGCGGGCCTTGGCGGCGGCCTCGTCGCCGGAGTCCTGCACCTTCTCGACGATGCGGGCGATGTCCCGCGCGGAGCCGGACACGTTCTCGGCCAGCTTGCGCATCTCGGCGGCCACCAGCGAGAAGCCCCGGCCCACCTCGCCCGCCTTGGTGCCCTCCAGCGCCGCGTTGAGCGCCAGCAGATCCGAGCGCTCCGCCACCTGGTTGATGACCTGGGCGATCTTCGACACCTGCTGGAGATCCTGGTTGAGCCCCACGATGGCGTCCGCGACGCCCTTGGACTCGATGCGGATGTCGTTGATGCCCGCCACCACCTGGGCCACCACCGCCATGGCCTCGGCCACGGCCTCGTGGGTGCGGCGCGCGCTGGACTCCACCACCTCCGTGGAGCTGGAGATCTGCTCCGCGGTGCGGCTCAGCTCCTCGAATGTGGCGGCGATCTGCTGGGCGTAGGCGGCCTGCTGGCTGATGACGTGCTCCTGGTCGGCGGAGGCCCCCGTGAGCCCGCGCGAGGCGCTGGAGAGCTGCTCGGTGCGCGAGACGAGCTCGGCCACCGTGGCGCGCAGCGTGCCCAGCATCTCGTTGAAGGAGGTGGCCATGAGGCGCACCTCGCCGGCCGCGGGCACCTCCATCTGGCTGCGGGACACATCGCCCATGGCCACTTCCCGGGCCATGTCCGTCATGTGCGAGACGGGCTCCGAGATGGCCCGGCTCAGCAGGAAGGCCAGCACCAGGCCCAGCAGCGTGGCGGCCAGGAACACGGGCAGCGCCAGCACGATGAAGGCCCGGGTGTCCTCGTGCACCACCGCGGTGTCATAGCCGAGCACGTAGTTCCGGCCATCCGGCAGGGCGCACCGCACCACCACGGCCTCGCCCACGTGCCCATCGGCGCAGCCGGTGGCGGCGGCGCGGATGGACCGGATCGCCGGCGGCACCGTGCCCCGCTGGGCCAGCAGCGCCCCGTCCGGCTCCACCACCGCCTGGAACGCCACGCGTCCGCCCTGCTCCACCTGCTCGAAGAGGGACTGAAGCGGCCCGGTGCCGGCCTGCGGCGCCTCGGCCAGACGCCGTGCCGCATCGGGGGCCGCGAGCAGCCCCACGCTGAGGGCGCGCTCCTTCAGCCGCTCCATGCCAATGGCCTTCTGCCGCGGGGGGAAGACACTTGCCCCCAGCACGGAGATGACGAGCGACGGCACCAGCACCGCGAGCGCCACCTGCCACCGTAAACTGAGCCGACCCCACATGCCTCGCTCCGGAGTTGAGACGACACGCGGACGGTAGGCGCCCCGCCCCAAGAGCGTCAAACAGGCGGAAGGTGGAAGCCTGCCTTTGTTCCCTCGGCGGGCGAGCCAGGAAGCGGCCAGGGCCTGCGGCCCCGCGCAGGCCTCGCTTTTCTACTGTCATCTCAAAGGTTTAGGTGGGGGTGGATCCGTCTTTCCCTTTGACAGGGTGGGAGGGCTCTCCCTAAGGTCCGCCGCCGATGAATTCTCCTCTGGCCCCTTACCTGCCCATGGCCGTGGCGCTGCTCGTCTCGGGCGTCCTGGCGTTGGTGATGCCCGGCCTGGCGAGCCTGCTCGGCCCCCGCCGCCCCAGTGCCATCAAGTCCATGGCCTTCGAAGCGGGCTCGGAGACGACAGGCCCCGCGCGGCAGCGCTTCGCGGTGAAGTTCTACGTGATCGCCCTGCTCTTCATCATCTTCGACGTGGAGGCGGTCTTCCTGTATCCCTGGGCGGTGAACTTCCAGGCGCTCGGCTGGTTCGGCTACTGGGAGATGGTGGTTTTCGCTGCAACCCTGGTGGTGGGTCTTATCTACATCTGGAAGAAGGGCGCTCTCGACTGGGAGAGCTGAGAAACCATGGCCGAGACCGACATCGCCCCCATTATCGCGACCCGCCGTGACGACACCGTGGGCTTCCTCCAGAACCTGGTGTCCAAGGGTCTGGGGTGGGCGCGCAAGTACTCCATCTTCACCTACCCGTACGCCACCGCGTGCTGCGGCATGGAGTACATGTCCGTGGCCGGCGGCCGGCACGACCTGGCGCGCTTTGGCGCCGAGTACCCCCGCTTCTCGCCTCGCCAGGCGGACATGCTGCTGGTGACGGGGACCATCAACCTGAAGCAGGCGCCCATCCTCAAGCGCGTGTACGAGCAGATGTGCGAGCCCAAGTGGGTGGTCGCCTTCGGCGTGTGCGCCTCCTCGGGCGGCTTCTACGACAACTACGCGGTGCTCCAGGGCATCGACCGCATCATCCCGGTGGACGTCTACATCCCCGGCTGCCCGCCGCGCCCCGAGCAGGTGCTCGACGCGATCCTCCTGCTCCAGGAGAAGATCGGCGGCCAGGTGCACAAGCTCGCGGACACGGGCCAGTCGAACCCCACCGCCGCGAAGCACGACCTGCTGATGTCCATGAACAAGTAGCGCCCGCCGAGGCGTGAAGGGCCCGGGCCCCGTGTGTCTCCCTCGCGGGAGATGCCGGTGCCCTCGGCTTGGAAGGCCTACCAGCGGTGATAGGCGGGGTGGCCCGGCTTGACGGCCACGAACGTGCCCCGGCACGTGGCGGTCACCTTGCCACCGGCGGTGAGCGTGCCCTCGATGACGGCGCGGTCGGCTTTGAGCTCCACGGGCCTTGCCTCCAGGAGCACGGGCCCCGCGAGCGGCGTGGGGCGCTTGAGCTGGATGGTGTAGTCGGCCGTCACGGTGCAGGGCGGCGACTCCAGGCCGCCCGCCTTCATCAGGTGGTAGGCCGCCGTCCAGTTGCAGTGGCAATCCAGCAGCGAGCCGATGATGCCGCCGTTGAGCATGCCCGGGAAGGCCTGGTGGTGCTCGGCGGGCGTCCACTCGGCCACCACCCGGTCCTCCTCCACCCGGCTGCGGATGCGCAGGCCCTGCGGGTTGGAGGGGCCGCAGCCGAAGCAGGCGCTGTGGGGGGCGTAACGCTCCTGGAGGCTCTGGGAATCAGGGGTCGGCATGGTGGCCTCACCCTAACCCGCCCTCACGGGGCCTGCACCCGCACCGCGTCCAGCCACTGGCCCAGGGCGCCGGCCTCCGCACAGTCCCCCGTGCACGTGCGCCGCACGCCCCCGTCCGCGCGCGGCTGATCCACCAGCCACCGCCGCCCGTCGAATGCCCCCCGGTCCTTCTCCTGGACCATGGCGTCATGGGCCTCCGCGCGCACCTCCACCACGCCATCGGGGCGGATGCGGTAGGCGTCAAAGGCGCGAGGAGCCCCCGGCCAGTGCCCTGGATCGAACACCTCCGGGCTCACGTGCGTGAAGCCCGTCTCCGCATACAGCGGCGAAGGCGAGAAGGGCTCTCCGCGCAGCAGCGGGACGAGCGACACGCCATCCACGTCTTCCGGCAGGGCCGGAAGGCCCGCCAGCCCCAGCAGCGTCGGCCCCACGTCCACGAGGCGCACCAGGGTGTCCACCCGGGACGGGGAGGCCCGGCCTCGCGGCGGCTTCACGGCCAGCACCACGCGGTACTCCTCTTCCGAGAGCCGGGCCCCGTGGACCGGCGTCGCCCCGGCCAGCTCCGGGTGGTCCGCGTGGAAGCTCTCGCCGTGGTCCGAGAAGAGGACGATGAGCGCATCGTCATAGCGCTCCGCCTGCTTCAGCGCGTCGAGCAACCGGCCCACCTGCGCATCCGCCTGGGCGAGCAGCTCGTCGTAGAGCGCCTCCGCCCCTTCCCGGCTCCAGCCGCCCGCGCCGCCCGCGCCCCCGGGAACCACCGGGGAGAAGTGCATGCGCAGCCGCCGCTCGAGCGGCTCGGAGGCCGCCACGAAGCGCCGGTAATAAGGATAGACAGGGTCCCCCGGGAAGTGCGCCGCGGTGGCGTGGAACGCGAAGAGCGTGGACCCCTGCCGTGCCTCGGCGAGCAGCCGCGCCGCGAGCCGCTCGGAGTAACCCACCGGATCGTGAATCCCCGCCAGGGCGCGGTTGTCGGTGAACTCGGGCAGCCACGCGGCGCCGAGGGCATGGTCCGCGAGGAGGCCCACGCCCCGGTAGCGCAGCTTCTCCAGCAGGAAGTTCACCGCGCCCCGGGGTGGCTGGAGGCGCGTGGTGAAGCCGGAGTCCGGCCCCTCCGCGTGGAAGCGCGAGCAGTCGGTGGCGAACACGGTGCGCCACCCGGCCTCCGAGAACTGGCGGGCGAAGGTGGGGGCCTGAATCCAGCGGGACTCGGCCGTGAGCGAGTAGCGCACCCCCGTGCGGTGCGGCCACCGCGCGGTGAGCAGCGAGCGCCAGGCGGGCTCCGTCTGGGCAATCGGGGTGTACGCCTGGGTGAAGAGCGTGGCGCCCTCCTCCAGGAAGCGCTCCAGGGTCGGCGCCACGGCGCGGGTGCCGCCCAGCATCCGCAGCCGGTCCGGACGGAAGGCGTCCACGCCGATGAGGACCACGAGCGGGTACCGCACGTCCCCGCCCCGGACCCTCGCGCCCCCGGCCGCGAGCAGCGCCACCGCCCCCACCGCCCCCACCCCGGCCGCCAGGGTCCACTTCCCGGGACGCACCCGCCACACCAGCACCGCCACGCTGAGCCCCAGGAGCAGGCCCGCGGCCAGGCGCGGGTGCCACGGCTCGCCCACCTCCACCAAGGTGCCCAGCACGGGCCGGAGCGCGGGCACGTCATCGAAGAGGGCCGGCCTCTGAATGGCCCGGTCCCAGGCCAGCAGCCCCAGCAACCCCAGCCACGCGGGCACCGTCCAGCCCCACCGGACGCCCCCCCAGGCCCGGACGAGCCCTCCGGCGAGCGCCCCCAGCACCGCGCCGCCCAGGGCATACACGGCGGCGATCCGCGCGAGCAGCCCGGGCAGCAGGGGGCCAATGGCCGCCATCAGCGCCGCATAGGGGCCTTGGACATCGATGCCCACCCCCACGCCCGCCGTGCGCAGCAAGCGCTCGGATTCCCAGGCGAACAGCCCCAACCCCAGCACCGCCCCCAGCAGGGCGGCGCGCGACAACCCGCGCAAGAGACCGGACGGGGAACGGGAGGACATGCGGCCTCAGCCTCTATCCGAATCCCCGGGGCGCCTCCAGCCTGGCAAGCGCCTTTCCCCGCCACTGACGTGCGCGACCCGTGGACTCATGCCAACATGGGGCCCGCCGCACTACCTACCGGGGGGTGCCCAAGGGCCCTATGGACGCCGTGGGACAGACAGTCCAGGAAACACTGGCCCAGACGCTCAAGGTCGAGCGGGGCCACAATGCCTTGAATCTGGCGTGGGTGCGCCTGCTGGGCATCTCCGCGGTCTTCAGCGTCTCCCTGTACTTCGGCCGCGTGCGCGGCATGGCCGACTGGGCCATCTACATCCCCCCCTTCGCCGCGTACTGGTCGGTGACGGCGCTGACGCTGGTGTCCCTGCTGCGCTACGAGCGGCTGCGGAAATGGGCGGGGCTGTCCCTGGCCCTGGTGGACGTGCCCGCCATCTACTGGCTCCAGCACATCGCCCTGCCCCTGTCGCCCTCGCCCGGGGGCATCGCGGGCTTCACCCTGGGCATCTACGCCACCCTCATCCTGCTGTCGGCCCTGTCCCTGCGCCGCACGGCGACGCTGGTGGTGATGGGGTGCGCGGCCGTGGCGGAGCTCACCCTCCAGCAGGAGGCCCAGATCGACCTGGGCGCCCAGCTCGCCGCCGTCGTCGTCCTGGGCGCCTGCGCGGCCGGGGCCTGCCACATGCTGCTGCGCATCCGCACGCTCTTGACGACCGCGACGCGCGAGGAGCTCAAGCGCGCCCGGCTGGGCCGCTACTTCTCCCCCGCCGTGGCCGAGCGGCTGCAGGACCTGGGCCGCTCCGAGACGCTCCCCGAGCTGCGCGAAGTCACCCTCCTGTTCGCGGACATCCGGGACTTCACCTCCCTGAGCGAGCGGCTGCGGCCCGAGCAGGTCGTCACCCTGCTCAACGAGTACTACGGCCGCATGGTCGAGGTGGTGTTCCGCCACGGCGGTACCCTGGACAAGTTCATCGGCGATGCGCTGATGGTGTACTTCGGCGCCCCCATCGCCGAGCCCGAGCACGCCCGGCGCGGCGTGCAGTGCGCCCTGGACATGGTCCACGAGTTGGAGTCCCTCAACGCGGCGCGCACGGCCCGGGGCGAGCCCTGCCTGCGCATCGGCGTGGGCCTGCACACCGGGCCCGCGGTGCTCGGCAACATCGGCTCGGCCACCCGCCGCCTGGAGTACACCGCCATCGGGGACACGGTGAACCTGGCCAGCCGCATCGAGAGCCTCACCAAGACGGCCGGTGTCCCCATCCTGGCCTCTGGCGCCACCCGGGATCAGGCCGGGGACAGCTTCCTGTGGAAAGAGCTGCCCCCTGCCTCCGTGGCCGGCAAGAGCCAGCCCGTCCCCATCTACGTGCCCGGTTCCCGGGCAGCCTCGCGGCCGGCGGACGCCACCGTGGCGGCCTGATCGGGCCTGTCAGGGGCCCTTTTCCGGCATAACGCCCCCCACACGGGCTTCTAGCGCGCGTAAGTGCGCCAGATGGCTAGGGGATTACGTTGACGCACTCGGTCTGCCGTCCTTATAAAGCCGCGATCCTCCTGCCATTGGGATGCCCCTTGAGCACATTCGCGTTGGACAGAGTCTCTGCTCACCTGCCGGAGGCGGTCGCGGAGCGCTACGTCGACCGGACGGGCGGCGCGTGGGCCGTCATTCACGCCCAGCACCTGCCCACGGTGGTGGCCTACCTCAAGAATGATCCCGAGCTGAACTTCAAGCTCTTCGTCTCCATCGACGGCGTGGACCGGCTGCACCTGGCCGAGAACGATCCGCGCTTCGAGATCGTCTACTTCCTGCGCTCGCTCACCCGCAACGAGCACGTGCGGCTCAAGGTCCGCGTCTCCGAGGCCCACCCCGAGGTGCCCTCGCTGGTGCCGCTCTTCAAGGGCGCCAACTGGTGGGAGCGCTTCGTGTGGGACTTCTACGGCATCCGGTTCGTGGGCCACCCGGACCTGCGCCGCGTCCTGCTCT from Stigmatella erecta harbors:
- a CDS encoding OsmC family protein, encoding MSQPSQPTGVVMTATSAASFKTELEHGPSGSRIATEAPKDNGGTGGSFSPTDLVGAALASCALTTMALVASREGLPFGEARATVEKRMTPPPRRIGELVLTLHMPEGLTPAHRARLEQAAQECPVARSLHPDVKLPLVFRYPGPS
- a CDS encoding deoxyhypusine synthase family protein encodes the protein MAKTSNPKKSLRNAYAGARKADPRPITGKEKPAELLAHAFSAYVGRQERTAFELMTKSVEQDASIFLTLSGAMTPAGLHQSCLIPLVEKGIISALTTTGANLYHDAHRIIGHAIREVNPNAGDLQYRLARIIRIYDLGFWEEALLDTDRLFSAIIRGPEFQKKMTTPEFHYLLGKAVYGIEKQLGVKQPSLLSTCYKHAVPIWVGAVQDGSIFLNVVKLKRLLGAEFKFELDINDDVYSMAAMQHFCRHQGSKKLAIWILGGGVPKNYTLQGEPLLDQILNVPTSGFDIDVQFCVDPVDNGALSSCPAGEGHTWGKVSVEAVETGSMYVHCDVTAVFPWLTHALLSEPKNKRKPMRLMDKMDDAIAFLDADVKKRSKQLMKTLDWSVEEAEPSTPEDAGKHGAYVR
- a CDS encoding PHP domain-containing protein codes for the protein MIDLHSHTTASDGQHSPEELFTMAAAAGVTVLAVTDHDTVAGLAAAQAAAAARGVELVPGIELSAFVLGREAHILGHFLRPEDPDIARFADTLRAEREQRMKQMVEKMRKLGFPVRMEDVYALAEDAHLGRPHLARVLVEKGWCVDTKDAFDRFLGNGRPAWVDRYRLEGADAIQLIRSAGGTATLAHPGSSKMNRAEIALLAKAGLAGLEVLHADHNPSVREKYMALAREFGLVVTAGSDFHGEKVAPGRHLGMASMPPELFQKLRARASA
- a CDS encoding hybrid sensor histidine kinase/response regulator, with amino-acid sequence MTTTPGNPPQTTAEPRATVLNVNDHAATRYMVSRMLEMAGYQVLEASTGYEALAIAPQRPDLVLLDVEMPDIDGYEVCRRLRGSEETQDLLIAHLSAVSITREDRIRGLAFGADAYWTTPLEEEELLANIEALLRLQRRAQDAIRVRDEFLSVAAHELRTPLTALRLNLERARLLTTRSAPKENLDKGLSAALRQLSRLQQLLDTLLDVSRVANRRLKLEVGTVDLVDAAREIAQRFEPAARAGGVDLQLQLPDTPVVLFGDRLRLEQVLNNLLANALKYGDGKPVRLCVEERDDMAALRVSDNGIGIAPEDQSRIFERFERATNTEQSGSLGLGLYIAKEIVSAHGGSITVDSQPGQGATFQVLLPLRRTEQY
- a CDS encoding ATPase domain-containing protein; this encodes MEDKTGGTPPGGKAKPERLLTGVPRLDFITKGGLLKGNAYSILGPPGSGKTVLANQIAFNHVKDDGRALYVTLLSESHARMLANLEGMTFFDRSAIPGKLHYISGYRELEQEGLRGLLELVRRAAQDHRATLIIIDGMDAAKEFARSDLSFKRFLQSLQTFVGILGATLLLLSPHQEGEHHPESTAVDGVFELSLWLSGPRAVRELVALKFRGSGSLLGKHEVEISDRGVVIHPRTEVQFSTPNEDSREDRIRMSFGIPRLDESLHGGLLSGSTTMLLGSPGTGKTLLGLHFLLQGAREGQPGTYFGFYETPPRLIEKAAGVGMPDLQKYVDNGMIELQWQPPLEHNLDSLAERLLERLQERKAKRLRLFIDSVAGFRSATVYPQRMGRFFSALSHQLRMMDVTALYSEETPLLSPGVDTPHPEESAYVENIILLRYVELRSQLYRLLSIMKMRESLYDSGIREFSISEKGISVADTFASAESILTGHARETGTADAKAMAPRQKASSGKKAPKPPKPPLRGKSRRGRS
- a CDS encoding response regulator; the protein is MKTILVVDDEFDIVEAVKAILEEDGYRVHACGNGSEALRCLKEVKPDLAILDIMMPRLNGYETLKALRQQPAFAQLPVILMSAIVPEVTAGGYSWNGFLKKPFSLQSLLDQVHRLAPKAADGDGATG
- a CDS encoding methyl-accepting chemotaxis protein, encoding MWGRLSLRWQVALAVLVPSLVISVLGASVFPPRQKAIGMERLKERALSVGLLAAPDAARRLAEAPQAGTGPLQSLFEQVEQGGRVAFQAVVEPDGALLAQRGTVPPAIRSIRAAATGCADGHVGEAVVVRCALPDGRNYVLGYDTAVVHEDTRAFIVLALPVFLAATLLGLVLAFLLSRAISEPVSHMTDMAREVAMGDVSRSQMEVPAAGEVRLMATSFNEMLGTLRATVAELVSRTEQLSSASRGLTGASADQEHVISQQAAYAQQIAATFEELSRTAEQISSSTEVVESSARRTHEAVAEAMAVVAQVVAGINDIRIESKGVADAIVGLNQDLQQVSKIAQVINQVAERSDLLALNAALEGTKAGEVGRGFSLVAAEMRKLAENVSGSARDIARIVEKVQDSGDEAAAKARVGMATSDRGVEVAEQASAVFERIVELARGTSEAARQITIATRQQRQSSEQAVQGARNVAELVKQGVDATGRTTRIAQDLQAVAEGLTAVTGRFKVARD